In one Agathobacter rectalis ATCC 33656 genomic region, the following are encoded:
- a CDS encoding IS110 family transposase: MYIVGIDIGKNHHEASIVSPEGKQIGHSLRFATTHKGADSLMSFIFNNIGNSSCIFGMEATGHYWYPIYSFLKARGYTIYVINPIQSDSLRKMYIRQTKNDSIDSFLIAEVIRFGQFTTTSMADENILAMRQLCRYRDSVISSRTEIKLRISTIMEQIFPEYEKQFSSLWLSTSMGILEKYLTPENIENAPIDELFEIIKDKSHNKLTMKKAISIREAAADTFGIKIAQDAFSFQLKQLIDRMNFLDKQIEALDCQILEYYEKFDCYLHTIPGIGMIAAATILAEIGDINRFKSSSALVAFAGIDPTVRQSGEFSNTHNHMSKRGSPYLRHAIFLAATTCSFHNSPLNAYYKKKREQGKHHLTATGAVARKLTTVIYAVLRDGKPYEPKSFC; this comes from the coding sequence GCTTCGTTTTGCAACTACACACAAAGGTGCTGATTCCCTTATGAGTTTTATCTTCAATAATATCGGCAATTCCTCTTGTATCTTCGGCATGGAAGCCACTGGGCATTACTGGTATCCGATTTATTCATTCCTCAAAGCCAGAGGATATACCATTTATGTAATCAATCCCATCCAGTCTGATTCCCTCAGAAAGATGTATATCCGGCAGACAAAAAACGATTCCATCGATTCTTTTCTGATTGCAGAAGTGATACGATTCGGTCAGTTTACCACCACTTCTATGGCAGACGAAAACATTCTTGCTATGCGGCAGTTATGCCGTTACCGTGATTCTGTGATTTCTTCCAGAACCGAAATAAAACTCCGCATCAGCACGATTATGGAGCAGATCTTCCCAGAGTATGAAAAACAGTTTTCTTCTCTTTGGCTGAGCACATCCATGGGCATTCTTGAAAAATACCTCACCCCTGAGAACATTGAGAATGCACCAATAGATGAGCTCTTTGAAATTATAAAAGATAAGAGCCACAATAAGCTTACCATGAAAAAAGCGATTTCTATCCGTGAAGCTGCAGCTGATACCTTTGGTATTAAGATAGCACAGGATGCTTTCTCTTTCCAGTTAAAACAGCTCATTGATCGGATGAATTTTCTTGATAAGCAGATTGAAGCTCTTGACTGCCAGATTCTTGAGTACTATGAGAAGTTTGATTGTTATCTTCATACCATTCCCGGGATAGGCATGATTGCTGCTGCAACCATTCTTGCTGAAATCGGTGATATAAACAGATTTAAGAGTTCATCTGCCTTAGTTGCCTTTGCAGGTATTGATCCAACTGTACGACAATCCGGTGAATTTAGCAACACTCATAATCACATGTCCAAACGGGGTTCACCTTACCTGAGACATGCAATCTTCCTTGCTGCAACCACCTGTTCTTTTCACAACAGTCCTTTAAATGCCTATTATAAAAAGAAACGGGAGCAGGGAAAGCACCACTTAACTGCCACCGGTGCAGTGGCAAGAAAGCTTACCACCGTAATCTATGCCGTATTACGGGATGGTAAGCCTTATGAGCCTAAAAGTTTTTGTTAA